In Scheffersomyces stipitis CBS 6054 chromosome 8, complete sequence, one DNA window encodes the following:
- a CDS encoding predicted protein, protein LDIIKTFPDVDEKPVPGDSPIVQCDASQPQILSLSKVIIDPNPPARGENLTFTATGFISEDIEEGAYVEVDVRYGFIKLIHQTFDLCEEITKVDLECPIKKGPQVIQKEVEIPNEVPPGKYIVNARAYTKDDVFITCLTATIEFPPL, encoded by the coding sequence cttgacatcatcaagaCTTTTCCTGATGTTGACGAAAAACCAGTTCCAGGCGACTCTCCCATCGTCCAATGTGATGCCTCGCAGCCACAGATTTTGAGTTTGCTGAAGGTCATCATTGACCCTAACCCTCCTGCTAGGGGCGAGAACTTAACCTTCACCGCCACTGGTTTTATCAGCGAAGACATCGAAGAAGGTGCCTACGTTGAAGTCGACGTTAGATACGgcttcatcaagttgatccacCAGACGTTTGACTTGTGTGAGGAAATCACCAAGGTCGACTTGGAATGCCCAATCAAGAAGGGACCACAGGTCATTCAGAAGGAAGTTGAGATTCCTAACGAAGTTCCTCCAGGGAAGTACATTGTCAACGCCAGAGCCTACACCAAGGACGACGTGTTCATCACCTGTTTGACTGCAACAATCGAGTTCCCACCACTCTAG